In a single window of the Zea mays cultivar B73 chromosome 5, Zm-B73-REFERENCE-NAM-5.0, whole genome shotgun sequence genome:
- the LOC100284926 gene encoding cysteine protease 1 isoform X1: protein MSASRFLLAVLVVGSAVLCTAAAPRALAAAAAAMASRHEKWMAEHGRAYKDEAEKARRLEVFRANAELIDSFNAAGTHSHRLATNRFADLTVEEFRAARTGLRPRPAPSAGAGRFRYENFSLADAAQSVDWRAMGAVTGVKDQGACAMHNTSTHTHAGCCWAFSAVAAVEGLNKIRTGRLVSLSEQELVDCDVSGVDQGCDGGLMDNAFQFVARRGGLASESGYPYQGRDGPCRSSAAAARAASIRGHEDVPRNNEAALAAAVANQPVSVAINGEDMAFRFYDSGVLGGACGTDLNHAITAVGYGTANDGTRYWLMKNSWGASWGEGGYVRIRRGVRGEGVCGLAKLPSYPV, encoded by the exons ATGTCCGCGTCACGGTTCCTCCTCGCCGTCCTCGTCGTGGGCAGCGCCGTACTGTGCACCGCCGCCGCTCCCCGCGCGCtcgcggcggccgccgccgcgATGGCGTCGCGGCACGAGAAGTGGATGGCGGAGCACGGGCGCGCGTACAAGGATGAGGCCGAGAAGGCGCGGCGGCTGGAGGTGTTCCGGGCCAACGCGGAGCTGATCGACTCGTTCAACGCCGCAGGGACGCACAGCCACCGGCTGGCGACCAACAGGTTCGCCGACCTCACCGTCGAGGAGTTCCGCGCGGCCAGGACCGGGCTCCGGCCGCGCCCGGCGCCGTCCGCGGGCGCCGGCCGGTTCAGGTACGAGAACTTCAGCCTGGCGGACGCGGCGCAGAGCGTGGACTGGCGGGCCATGGGTGCCGTCACCGGCGTCAAGGACCAGGGAGCGTGCG CCATGCACAACACGTCAACACACACGCACGCAGGCTGCTGCTGGGCGTtctcggcggtggcggcggtggaaggGCTGAACAAGATCCGGACGGGGCGGCTGGTGTCGCTGTCGGAGCAGGAGCTGGTGGACTGTGACGTCAGCGGCGTGGACCAGGGCTGCGACGGCGGCCTCATGGACAACGCCTTCCAGTTCGTCGCGCGCCGCGGCGGGCTGGCCTCGGAGTCGGGCTACCCGTACCAGGGCCGGGACGGGCCCTGCCGCtcgtccgccgccgccgcgcgggccGCGTCCATCCGGGGCCACGAGGACGTGCCGCGCAACAACGAGGCCGCGCTCGCGGCCGCCGTGGCCAACCAGCCCGTGTCCGTGGCCATCAACGGCGAGGACATGGCGTTCCGCTTCTACGACAGCGGCGTGCTGGGCGGGGCCTGCGGCACGGACCTCAACCACGCCATCACGGCCGTCGGGTACGGCACGGCGAACGACGGCACAAGGTACTGGCTGATGAAGAACTCCTGGGGCGCGTCGTGGGGCGAGGGCGGATACGTCCGGATCCGCCGCGGCGTCCGCGGGGAGGGCGTCTGCGGTCTCGCCAAGCTGCCGTCCTACCCCGTCTAG
- the LOC103627981 gene encoding LOW QUALITY PROTEIN: uncharacterized protein (The sequence of the model RefSeq protein was modified relative to this genomic sequence to represent the inferred CDS: inserted 2 bases in 1 codon; deleted 2 bases in 1 codon; substituted 1 base at 1 genomic stop codon), translated as MTAVESRVVVATPANTKVMSEKENHILRISNSLNKKLDHAKNTPEAPEAACNERKRKGEARNASIDGGEQENNNNGGRKRSLPAEREARLKRKSTEPPPQVKNLRSVSVICRATAIEGGFLRPPPSRRLDICAFYLCLSSCSTMTPVELTLAYHPAIGDAALGLNGRALLPAAPAKVTLRRVAANAYASADRVAAAEVARFVVLAATGEEVAAKGVFSARREXGWHVECRRALPSPEVCVAEVVVLAKGGVLMRDRARAAGRGGRMRCGATRLEGIPEEDATTGLCGWCRCECDDDGWEVVGDAEXEEQEVEMETVRWAMEVGVWAVCLGVGLLAFHRCGAIGASRVGDGGGGMAAPGAYTLFLISSREEVTILHQYRYTFEPPDQARSYMFEF; from the exons ATGACGGCAGTGGAGTCCCGCGTCGTCGTTGCGACTCCTGCAAACACGAAGGTGATGAGCGAGAAGGAGAACCACATCCTGAGGATCTCAAACTCCCTGAACAAGAAGCTGGATCACGCTAAGAACACTCCTGAGGCCCCTGAAGCGGCTTGCAACGAGAGGAAGAGGAAAGGCGAGGCGAGGAACGCATCCATCGACGGCGGCGAGCAAGAGAACAATAACAACGGTGGGAGGAAGAGGAGCCTGCCGGCCGAGCGCGAGGCGAGGCTGAAGAGGAAGTCGACGGAGCCTCCTCCCCAGGTGAAGAATCTG CGATCGGTTTCTGTGATATGCCGCGCCACGGCAATAGAGGGCGGCTTCCTCCGCCCGCCCCCGTCCCGGCGCCTCGACATCTGCGCTTTCTACCTCTGCCTCTCCTCCTGCTCCACCATGACGCCCGTGGAGCTCACGCTGGCCTACCACCCAGCCATCGGGGACGCGGCGCTGGGGCTAAACGGCCGCGCGCTCCTGCCAGCCGCGCCCGCCAAGGTCACTCTCCGCCGGGTCGCCGCCAACGCGTACGCGAGCGCCGAccgcgtcgccgccgccgaggTCGCGCGGTTCGTGGTGCTCGCCGCCACCGGGGAGGAGGTCGCGGCGAAGGGTGTCTTCTCCGCGCGGCGCGA GGGGTGGCACGTGGAGTGCCGTCGAGCACTACCCTCGCCGGAGGTGTGTGTGGCGGAGGTGGTGGTGCTCGCGAAGGGTGGCGTGCTGATGCGGGACAGGGCCCGCGCGGccggccgaggc gggcggatgcGGTGCGGAGCCACCCGACTGGAGGGGATACCAGAGGAGGACGCCACCACGGGCCTCTGCGGCTGGTGCCGCTGTGAGTGCGACGACGATGGGTGGGAGGTGGTCGGGGACGCAGAGTAGGAGGAGCAGGAGGTCGAGATGGAGACGGTGCGGTGGGCGATGGAGGTGGGCGTGTGGGCCGTGTGCCTCGGCGTTGGCCTCCTCGCTTTCCATCGGTGTGGAGCCATTGGGGCATCGCGCGTGGGAGACGGAGGCGGGGGCATGGCCGCGCCAGGCGCCTACACTCTATTCTTAATTAGCAGTAGGGAAGAGGTGACAATACTTCATCAGTATAGGTATACATTCGAGCCACCTGACCAGGCACGATCTTACATGTTTGAATTTTGA
- the LOC100284926 gene encoding cysteine protease 1 precursor: MSASRFLLAVLVVGSAVLCTAAAPRALAAAAAAMASRHEKWMAEHGRAYKDEAEKARRLEVFRANAELIDSFNAAGTHSHRLATNRFADLTVEEFRAARTGLRPRPAPSAGAGRFRYENFSLADAAQSVDWRAMGAVTGVKDQGACGCCWAFSAVAAVEGLNKIRTGRLVSLSEQELVDCDVSGVDQGCDGGLMDNAFQFVARRGGLASESGYPYQGRDGPCRSSAAAARAASIRGHEDVPRNNEAALAAAVANQPVSVAINGEDMAFRFYDSGVLGGACGTDLNHAITAVGYGTANDGTRYWLMKNSWGASWGEGGYVRIRRGVRGEGVCGLAKLPSYPV, encoded by the exons ATGTCCGCGTCACGGTTCCTCCTCGCCGTCCTCGTCGTGGGCAGCGCCGTACTGTGCACCGCCGCCGCTCCCCGCGCGCtcgcggcggccgccgccgcgATGGCGTCGCGGCACGAGAAGTGGATGGCGGAGCACGGGCGCGCGTACAAGGATGAGGCCGAGAAGGCGCGGCGGCTGGAGGTGTTCCGGGCCAACGCGGAGCTGATCGACTCGTTCAACGCCGCAGGGACGCACAGCCACCGGCTGGCGACCAACAGGTTCGCCGACCTCACCGTCGAGGAGTTCCGCGCGGCCAGGACCGGGCTCCGGCCGCGCCCGGCGCCGTCCGCGGGCGCCGGCCGGTTCAGGTACGAGAACTTCAGCCTGGCGGACGCGGCGCAGAGCGTGGACTGGCGGGCCATGGGTGCCGTCACCGGCGTCAAGGACCAGGGAGCGTGCG GCTGCTGCTGGGCGTtctcggcggtggcggcggtggaaggGCTGAACAAGATCCGGACGGGGCGGCTGGTGTCGCTGTCGGAGCAGGAGCTGGTGGACTGTGACGTCAGCGGCGTGGACCAGGGCTGCGACGGCGGCCTCATGGACAACGCCTTCCAGTTCGTCGCGCGCCGCGGCGGGCTGGCCTCGGAGTCGGGCTACCCGTACCAGGGCCGGGACGGGCCCTGCCGCtcgtccgccgccgccgcgcgggccGCGTCCATCCGGGGCCACGAGGACGTGCCGCGCAACAACGAGGCCGCGCTCGCGGCCGCCGTGGCCAACCAGCCCGTGTCCGTGGCCATCAACGGCGAGGACATGGCGTTCCGCTTCTACGACAGCGGCGTGCTGGGCGGGGCCTGCGGCACGGACCTCAACCACGCCATCACGGCCGTCGGGTACGGCACGGCGAACGACGGCACAAGGTACTGGCTGATGAAGAACTCCTGGGGCGCGTCGTGGGGCGAGGGCGGATACGTCCGGATCCGCCGCGGCGTCCGCGGGGAGGGCGTCTGCGGTCTCGCCAAGCTGCCGTCCTACCCCGTCTAG